In Cervus elaphus chromosome 16, mCerEla1.1, whole genome shotgun sequence, a single window of DNA contains:
- the MYORG gene encoding myogenesis-regulating glycosidase produces the protein MPQNSQENSQENSQAYPRRRRSGSHTGRKTPESVAAATMYTFLPDNFSPTKPKPSKELKPLLGSAVLGLLLVLAAVVAWCYYSASLRKAERLRAELLDLNRGGFSIRNQKGEQVFRLAFRSGVLDLDSCSRDGALLGCSRTADGRPLHFFIQTVRPKDTVMCYRVRWEEAAPGRAVEHAMFLGDAGAHWYGGAEMKTQHWPIRLDGQQEPQPFVTSDVYSSDAAFGGILERYWLSSRAAAIKVNDSVPFHLGWNSTERSLRLQARYHDTPYKPPAGRAAAPELSYRVCVGSDVTSIHKYMVRRYFNKPSRVPASEAFRDPIWSTWVLYGRAVDQEKVWRFAQQIRQHRFNSSHLEIDDMYTPAYGDFDFDEAKFPNASDMFRRLRDAGFRVTLWVHPFVNYNSSRFGEGVERELFVREPTGRLPALVRWWNGIGAVLDFTRPEARDWFQGHLRRLRSRYSVASFKFDAGEVSYLPRDFSTYRPLSDPNIWSRRYTEMALPFFSLAEVRVGYQSQNISCFFRLVDRDSVWGYDLGLRSLIPAVLTVSMLGYPFILPDMVGGNAVSERSTSGGDVPERELYVRWLEVAAFMPAMQFSVPPWRYDAEVVAIAHKFTALRASLVAPLLLELAGEVTDTGDPIVRPLWWIAPGDETAHRIDSQFLIGDTLLVAPVLEPGKQERDVYLPAGKWRSYKGELFDKTPVLLTDYPVDLDEIAYFIWVS, from the coding sequence ATGCCCCAGAATTCTCAGGAGAATTCTCAGGAGAATTCCCAGGCCtacccccgccgccgccgctctgGGAGCCACACAGGTCGTAAGACTCCCGAGTCCGTCGCAGCCGCAACCATGTACACCTTCTTGCCTGACAACTTTTCCCCTACCAAGCCCAAGCCGTCCAAAGAGCTGAAGCCGCTGCTGGGCTCCGCGgtgctggggctgctgctggTGCTGGCCGCGGTGGTGGCCTGGTGCTACTACAGCGCCTCTCTGCGAAAGGCGGAACGCCTGCGCGCCGAGCTGCTGGATCTCAACCGCGGTGGCTTCTCCATTCGCAACCAGAAGGGCGAGCAGGTGTTCCGCCTGGCCTTCCGCTCGGGCGTCCTGGACCTGGATTCCTGCAGCCGCGACGGCGCCCTGCTTGGCTGCTCTCGCACAGCGGATGGGCGCCCGCTGCACTTCTTCATCCAGACCGTGCGACCCAAGGACACAGTCATGTGCTACCGCGTGCGCTGGGAGGAGGCGGCTCCGGGGCGCGCGGTGGAGCACGCCATGTTCCTGGGCGATGCTGGGGCGCACTGGTACGGCGGCGCCgagatgaagacccagcactggcCCATCCGCCTGGACGGCCAGCAGGAGCCACAGCCCTTCGTCACCAGCGACGTCTACTCCTCCGATGCCGCCTTTGGCGGCATCCTTGAGCGCTACTGGCTGTCGTCGCGCGCGGCGGCCATCAAGGTCAACGACTCGGTGCCCTTCCACCTGGGCTGGAACAGCACGGAGCGCTCTCTGCGACTGCAGGCGCGCTACCACGACACGCCCTACAAGCCGCCCGCCGGCCGAGCCGCTGCTCCAGAGCTCAGCTACCGCGTGTGCGTCGGCTCGGACGTCACCTCCATCCACAAGTACATGGTGCGGCGCTATTTCAACAAGCCGTCCAGGGTGCCAGCATCCGAGGCCTTCCGCGACCCCATCTGGTCCACGTGGGTGCTGTACGGGCGCGCGGTGGACCAGGAGAAGGTGTGGCGTTTCGCCCAGCAGATCCGCCAGCACCGCTTCAACAGCAGTCACCTGGAGATCGACGACATGTACACGCCTGCCTATGGCGACTTCGACTTCGACGAGGCCAAGTTTCCCAACGCTAGCGACATGTTCCGCCGCCTGCGCGACGCTGGCTTTCGCGTCACGCTTTGGGTGCACCCGTTTGTCAACTACAACTCTTCCCGCTTTGGCGAGGGCGTGGAGCGGGAGCTGTTTGTGCGCGAACCCACCGGCCGGCTGCCGGCTCTCGTGCGCTGGTGGAATGGCATCGGCGCAGTGCTCGACTTCACGCGCCCCGAGGCCCGCGACTGGTTCCAAGGACACCTAAGGCGACTGCGCTCGCGCTACTCCGTGGCCTCCTTCAAGTTTGACGCTGGCGAAGTCAGCTATTTGCCCCGGGACTTCAGTACCTACAGGCCGCTGTCTGATCCCAACATCTGGAGCCGGCGCTACACCGAGATGGCGCTGCCCTTCTTCTCGCTGGCCGAGGTCCGCGTGGGCTACCAGTCCCAGAACATATCCTGCTTTTTCCGCCTGGTGGACCGCGACTCGGTGTGGGGCTACGATCTGGGGCTGCGCTCGCTCATCCCCGCGGTGCTCACCGTCAGCATGCTGGGCTACCCCTTCATCCTGCCCGATATGGTGGGTGGCAACGCTGTATCTGAGCGCTCAACCAGCGGCGGCGATGTGCCGGAGCGCGAGCTGTACGTGCGCTGGCTGGAAGTGGCCGCCTTCATGCCCGCTATGCAGTTCTCCGTTCCGCCCTGGCGGTACGACGCTGAAGTGGTGGCCATCGCGCACAAGTTCACGGCGCTGAGGGCCTCTCTCGTGGCGCCACTGTTGTTGGAGCTGGCGGGTGAGGTCACTGACACGGGCGACCCCATCGTGCGCCCCCTCTGGTGGATTGCTCCCGGGGATGAAACGGCGCATCGCATTGACTCACAGTTTCTTATCGGAGACACGCTGCTCGTGGCACCCGTACTGGAGCCGGGCAAGCAGGAGCGGGATGTCTACCTGCCCGCAGGCAAGTGGCGCAGCTATAAAGGTGAGCTTTTTGACAAGACACCAGTGCTGCTCACCGATTACCCCGTTGACCTGGACGAGATCGCTTACTTCATCTGGGTATCCTGA
- the NUDT2 gene encoding bis(5'-nucleosyl)-tetraphosphatase [asymmetrical] produces MALRACGLIIFRRRLIPKVDSAAIEFLLLQASDGIHHWTPPKGHVEPGESDLETALRETQEEAGIEASQLTIIEGFRRELNYVAREKPKIVIYWLAEVKDCDVEVRLSHEHQAYRWLGLEDACQLAQFEEMKAALQEGHQFLCSTAT; encoded by the exons ATGGCCCTGAGAGCATGTGGCTTGATCATCTTCCGAAGACGCCTCATCCCCAAGGTGGACAGCGCTGCAATTGAGTTTCTACTGCTACAGGCATCAGATGGCATTCATCACTGGACTCCTCCCAAAG GCCATGTGGAACCAGGAGAAAGTGACTTGGAAACAGCCCTTCGGGAGACCCAGGAGGAAGCAGGCATAGAAGCAAGCCAGCTGACCATCATTGAGGGCTTCAGAAGGGAGCTCAATTACGTGGCCAGGGAGAAGCCTAAAATTGTCATCTACTGGCTGGCAGAGGTAAAGGACTGCGATGTGGAGGTCCGCCTCTCCCACGAGCACCAAGCCTACCGttggctggggctggaggatgCCTGCCAGTTGGCTCAGTTTGAGGAGATGAAGGCAGCACTCCAAGAAGGACACCAGTTTCTCTGCTCCACAGCGACCTGA